The genomic DNA ATCGCATCGGCGGCAGGCTGCATCAGCGGGCAATGGAACGGTGCCGACACCGGCAGCTTGATACCGCGTTTCGCGCCATGCTCCTTGGCCAACGCGATCGCCCGGTCGATGGCGCCGGTCGCGCCCGAGATCACCACCTGCGTCGGATCATTGTCGTTCGCGACGGTACAAACCTCGCCCTGCGCCGCCGCTGCGGCAATCGCCTGCGCCTTTTCGAGATCGGCACCCAGCAACGCCGCCATCGCGCCCCCCCCCACCGGCACCGCCGCCTGCATCGCCTGCCCGCGAAGTCTCAGCAGCCGCGCCGTCGTCGCGAGGTCAATGGCCCCCGCCGCACACAACGCAGTATATTCACCGAGGCTATGCCCGGCGACGAAGTCCGCCTTTTCTGCCAGCCGCACCCCACCCTCGCGCTCCAGCACGCGCAGCGTCGCGATGGCATTGGCCATGATCGCCGGCTGCGCATTCTCGGTCAGCAACAGCTCGTCGCGCGGGCCATCGGTCATCATGCGAAACAGATTCTGCCCGAGCGCCTCGTCGACCTCCTGGAACACTTCGCGCGCGACCGGGCTGGCGGCGGCGAGCATTTGCCCCATGCCGACACCCTGGCTGCCCTGCCCCGGAAAAA from Sphingomonas radiodurans includes the following:
- the fabD gene encoding ACP S-malonyltransferase; translation: MRAFIFPGQGSQGVGMGQMLAAASPVAREVFQEVDEALGQNLFRMMTDGPRDELLLTENAQPAIMANAIATLRVLEREGGVRLAEKADFVAGHSLGEYTALCAAGAIDLATTARLLRLRGQAMQAAVPVGGGAMAALLGADLEKAQAIAAAAAQGEVCTVANDNDPTQVVISGATGAIDRAIALAKEHGAKRGIKLPVSAPFHCPLMQPAADAMEEALATARIAAPLVPLYANVTAEPVSDPDAIRRLLVEQVTEMVRWRESVLAMTAVGVDRYVEFGCKVLGPMVKRISPDADAVSVVSMDDVEQLLKHL